A region from the Geotrypetes seraphini chromosome 10, aGeoSer1.1, whole genome shotgun sequence genome encodes:
- the LOC117367485 gene encoding uncharacterized protein LOC117367485 isoform X1, which produces MVRTGRRQDWYFTSSGIGLNYRPPVTFPPPHIKSTIDEPLAPGLQRSKEVLAFDEVINHYETTTGTVHNRKYSGGVLSQPSYPIAPAHWKVHYNKDLWEKLSVRAWRPPLCPGNQCSEMKAQFIGQPALPALPAFHAGPQPFILENHHNKGPSQDMVPSTENKALNGSLYYICDQGVLNRNDIYASTTARDFRAFTKEELEGYPKKDILTYWQGEEYPKAWGHGLKENPLPKESLPTLRRPLPMRDTMQFPTATKLLRAPPLAAFLPNHGLKTLVQETFKQPLDAKRSHDINCPLDCPWTLPLSGPLPEIMSVPKMYETEYQTYGSNQPVTV; this is translated from the exons ATGGTGAGGACAGGGAGGAGGCAGGACTGGTATTTTACTAGTTCTGGCATTGGTCTCAACTACAGACCACCAGTTACCTTCCCTCCTCCGCATATCAAG TCCACCATCGACGAACCACTGGCACCAGGGCTACAGAGATCAAAAGAGGTACTAGCTTTTGATGAGGTAATAAATCACTATGAGACCACCACGGGCACGGTCCACAACAGGAAATATTCAGGAGGGGTTCTCTCGCAGCCCAGCTACCCCATTGCACCAGCACACTGGAAGGTCCACTATAACAAGGACTTGTGGGAAAAG TTAAGTGTTAGAGCCTGGAGGCCACCACTATGCCCTGGGAACCAGTGCAGTGAAATGAAGGCCCAGTTCATTGGCCAGCCTGCTCTTCCCGCCCTGCCCGCCTTCCATGCTGGACCGCAGCCTTTCATTTTAGAAAACCATCACAACAAAGGGCCATCGCAA GACATGGTCCCAAGCACAGAGAACAAGGCTTTGAATGGATCTCTCTATTACATATGTGATCAGGGAGTGCTCAATCGGAATGACATCTATGCCTCGACTACTGCCCGGGACTTCCGCGCTTTTACAAA GGAGGAGCTGGAGGGCTATCCCAAGAAGGACATCCTGACTTACTGGCAGGGCGAAGAATACCCCAAAGCCTGGGGCCACGGCCTAAAGGAGAACCCGCTCCCCAAAGAATCCCTGCCAACCCTTCGCCGTCCCCTGCCTATGCGTGACACTATGCAATTTCCCACTGCCACCAAATTGCTGCGTGCTCCCCCTCTGGCAGCCTTTCTTCCCAATCATGGGCTGAAGACTCTGGTGCAGGAGACTTTCAAGCAGCCCTTGGATGCCAAAAGATCACATGACATCAACTGCCCATTGGACTGCCCCTGGACCCTGCCGCTCAGTGGACccctccctgaaatcatgtcCGTACCAAAAATGTATGAGACGGAGTATCAGACGTATGGGAGTAATCAGCCGGTGACAGTTTGA
- the LOC117367485 gene encoding uncharacterized protein LOC117367485 isoform X2, whose translation MPAQSGVEGQLADIMPSTIDEPLAPGLQRSKEVLAFDEVINHYETTTGTVHNRKYSGGVLSQPSYPIAPAHWKVHYNKDLWEKLSVRAWRPPLCPGNQCSEMKAQFIGQPALPALPAFHAGPQPFILENHHNKGPSQDMVPSTENKALNGSLYYICDQGVLNRNDIYASTTARDFRAFTKEELEGYPKKDILTYWQGEEYPKAWGHGLKENPLPKESLPTLRRPLPMRDTMQFPTATKLLRAPPLAAFLPNHGLKTLVQETFKQPLDAKRSHDINCPLDCPWTLPLSGPLPEIMSVPKMYETEYQTYGSNQPVTV comes from the exons TCCACCATCGACGAACCACTGGCACCAGGGCTACAGAGATCAAAAGAGGTACTAGCTTTTGATGAGGTAATAAATCACTATGAGACCACCACGGGCACGGTCCACAACAGGAAATATTCAGGAGGGGTTCTCTCGCAGCCCAGCTACCCCATTGCACCAGCACACTGGAAGGTCCACTATAACAAGGACTTGTGGGAAAAG TTAAGTGTTAGAGCCTGGAGGCCACCACTATGCCCTGGGAACCAGTGCAGTGAAATGAAGGCCCAGTTCATTGGCCAGCCTGCTCTTCCCGCCCTGCCCGCCTTCCATGCTGGACCGCAGCCTTTCATTTTAGAAAACCATCACAACAAAGGGCCATCGCAA GACATGGTCCCAAGCACAGAGAACAAGGCTTTGAATGGATCTCTCTATTACATATGTGATCAGGGAGTGCTCAATCGGAATGACATCTATGCCTCGACTACTGCCCGGGACTTCCGCGCTTTTACAAA GGAGGAGCTGGAGGGCTATCCCAAGAAGGACATCCTGACTTACTGGCAGGGCGAAGAATACCCCAAAGCCTGGGGCCACGGCCTAAAGGAGAACCCGCTCCCCAAAGAATCCCTGCCAACCCTTCGCCGTCCCCTGCCTATGCGTGACACTATGCAATTTCCCACTGCCACCAAATTGCTGCGTGCTCCCCCTCTGGCAGCCTTTCTTCCCAATCATGGGCTGAAGACTCTGGTGCAGGAGACTTTCAAGCAGCCCTTGGATGCCAAAAGATCACATGACATCAACTGCCCATTGGACTGCCCCTGGACCCTGCCGCTCAGTGGACccctccctgaaatcatgtcCGTACCAAAAATGTATGAGACGGAGTATCAGACGTATGGGAGTAATCAGCCGGTGACAGTTTGA